In Nicotiana tabacum cultivar K326 chromosome 19, ASM71507v2, whole genome shotgun sequence, one DNA window encodes the following:
- the LOC107814102 gene encoding AT-hook motif nuclear-localized protein 23-like, with product MAGLDLGSASHRFLPHHIQRPHDSEDDENNRNNQFSDDNNNNNDISSHQQGGDVVGRRPRGRPPGSKNKPKPPVIITRESANALRAHILEVSSGHDVFESVATYARKRQRGICILSGSGTVNNVTIRQPAAAGSVVTLHGRFEILSLSGSFLPPPAPPGATSLTIYLAGGQGQVVGGNVVGALIASGPVIVIASSFTNVAYERLPLDEENESIQMQQTGVSQPSGGSGSGNFADPSIGLPFLNLPLNMPPNGQLPMESGGGWNGNSANRPQY from the coding sequence ATGGCTGGTTTAGACTTAGGTTCAGCTTCTCATCGTTTTCTTCCTCATCATATCCAAAGACCACATGATTCCGAAGATGATGAAAACAATCGGAATAATCAATTTTCcgatgacaacaacaacaacaacgatatCTCTTCTCATCAACAAGGTGGTGACGTTGTAGGACGTAGGCCAAGAGGTCGTCCACCTGGTTCGAAAAACAAGCCTAAGCCCCCAGTTATCATCACTAGAGAAAGCGCGAACGCGCTTCGCGCACATATTTTGGAAGTGAGCAGTGGGCATGATGTGTTTGAATCAGTTGCTACTTATGCAAGAAAAAGGCAAAGAGGAATTTGTATACTGAGTGGGAGCGGTACAGTTAATAACGTCACCATACGGCAGCCAGCGGCTGCCGGTTCAGTGGTGACGTTACATGGTAGGTTTGAGATATTATCATTATCAGGATCTTTTTTACCACCACCAGCACCACCAGGAGCAACAAGCTTAACAATATATTTAGCTGGTGGTCAAGGTCAAGTTGTTGGTGGAAATGTTGTGGGCGCCTTAATTGCTTCAGGTCCAGTTATTGTAATTGCTTCATCTTTTACTAATGTTGCTTATGAGAGATTGCCTTTGGATGAAGAGAATGAGTCAATTCAGATGCAacaaactggggtgtcacaaccATCTGGTGGAAGTGGAAGTGGTAATTTTGCTGATCCATCAATTGGACTTCCTTTTCTTAATTTGCCACTCAATATGCCACCAAATGGTCAACTTCCAATGGAAAGTGGAGGAGGATGGAATGGGAACTCAGCAAACAGGCCACAATATTAG